In Vibrio japonicus, one DNA window encodes the following:
- a CDS encoding TraB/GumN family protein gives MYKGLWATLLLLSSSLCAEPLFWSAEKGDLKYLILGSVHVGDESMFPLPQAIVDTLQASDGLILEADIRKNQNVAYPEQTLSSKDVLSDTQIATLKNIASQLQINANELLSSPPWAAALLIQMKQIESFGYSSDTGVDLMLMYKATTRNIPVLSLETVQFQIDLLTGQQESGKELLISALDDFNDAEKATHCLIDSWKAGDLEKLNEFSGLTELSPEFEQAFIHQRNTDWVNKLSKPSWLPNPEGSYVLVVGTLHLVGDRNVLVQLRKQGFKVTQQSNSKKANCQFKS, from the coding sequence ATGTATAAGGGTTTGTGGGCTACGCTGCTTCTCCTCTCTTCATCACTTTGCGCTGAGCCGTTATTCTGGAGCGCAGAAAAAGGCGATTTGAAGTACCTCATTTTAGGCTCTGTACACGTTGGAGATGAATCCATGTTCCCTTTGCCTCAAGCCATTGTCGATACACTACAAGCGAGTGATGGTTTAATTCTGGAAGCCGACATAAGAAAGAACCAAAACGTCGCTTATCCCGAGCAGACCCTGTCGAGCAAAGATGTGCTCTCTGATACTCAAATTGCGACGTTAAAAAACATCGCGAGCCAACTCCAGATAAACGCCAATGAGTTGCTCTCTTCCCCTCCTTGGGCTGCTGCATTGCTCATTCAAATGAAACAAATTGAATCTTTTGGTTATAGCTCTGATACAGGTGTCGATTTAATGCTCATGTACAAAGCAACAACCAGAAACATCCCAGTATTGAGCTTGGAAACTGTACAGTTCCAAATTGACCTACTCACGGGTCAACAAGAAAGTGGAAAAGAACTATTGATCAGTGCTCTTGATGATTTCAACGATGCCGAGAAGGCGACGCACTGTTTGATTGATAGCTGGAAAGCAGGTGACCTTGAGAAGCTCAACGAGTTTTCGGGATTAACCGAACTATCTCCGGAATTTGAACAGGCTTTTATCCATCAGCGTAATACAGACTGGGTCAACAAGCTTTCTAAGCCGAGTTGGTTACCCAACCCAGAAGGGTCATATGTCTTGGTTGTAGGCACGCTGCATTTAGTTGGTGATCGCAATGTCTTGGTTCAGCTTCGAAAGCAAGGATTTAAGGTGACTCAACAGTCCAATAGTAAGAAGGCCAATTGCCAATTTAAAAGCTAA
- the rluF gene encoding 23S rRNA pseudouridine(2604) synthase RluF translates to MSLESAKRLNKFISETGFCSRREADKLIEQGRVTINGQIPEMGTKVVPGDDVCVDGKPVSAKEKPIYIALNKPTGITCTTERDIPGNIVDFIGHKKRIFPIGRLDKPSDGLIFLTNDGDIVNKILRAGNNHEKEYVVRVDKPITDQFIQKMSSGVEILDTVTLPCKVTKETKFSFRIVLTQGLNRQIRRMCEAIGYEVFKLRRVRIMNITLDGIPNGQWRYLSDDEVSEILAMCEGSVSTEEASKLDNRGKKIRQATDAKLYDSREENQGSIARRNQKQRTFKGRNADELRHAPNSKKGRHGTSNSKSHTGSEKTKQAYQPNTSKPASRPASKPRTGGTLSLKK, encoded by the coding sequence ATGTCCCTAGAATCCGCAAAAAGATTAAACAAATTCATCAGTGAAACTGGCTTTTGCTCACGTAGAGAAGCAGACAAACTTATTGAACAAGGTCGCGTGACTATTAATGGTCAGATCCCAGAAATGGGAACGAAGGTCGTACCTGGCGATGACGTTTGTGTCGATGGTAAGCCAGTCAGTGCTAAAGAAAAGCCAATCTACATTGCGCTTAACAAACCAACCGGCATTACCTGTACCACCGAACGAGATATTCCAGGTAACATCGTTGACTTTATTGGCCATAAAAAACGTATCTTTCCTATCGGACGTTTGGATAAACCATCAGATGGCTTGATCTTTTTGACCAATGACGGTGACATCGTCAATAAAATCCTTCGTGCGGGTAACAATCACGAAAAAGAATACGTAGTGCGTGTGGATAAACCCATTACAGACCAATTTATTCAGAAAATGAGCTCTGGCGTTGAAATTCTCGACACGGTGACATTGCCATGCAAAGTGACTAAAGAGACCAAGTTCTCTTTCCGCATTGTTCTGACACAGGGTCTTAACCGCCAAATTCGACGCATGTGCGAAGCTATAGGCTACGAAGTATTTAAACTGCGTCGAGTTCGTATTATGAACATTACGCTCGATGGCATCCCAAATGGTCAGTGGCGATACCTAAGTGATGATGAAGTTTCTGAAATCTTAGCGATGTGTGAAGGCTCAGTGAGTACCGAAGAGGCATCAAAGCTCGATAATCGCGGGAAAAAAATACGCCAAGCAACCGATGCAAAACTCTATGACAGCCGAGAAGAGAATCAAGGCTCAATAGCACGTCGCAATCAAAAGCAGCGCACATTTAAAGGTCGCAATGCCGATGAACTTCGCCACGCACCAAACTCAAAAAAAGGCCGTCACGGTACGTCTAACTCGAAAAGTCACACTGGCAGTGAAAAAACGAAACAAGCGTATCAACCAAATACAAGCAAGCCTGCATCGCGTCCAGCAAGCAAGCCCCGTACAGGTGGCACATTGAGCTTGAAAAAGTAA
- the nagC gene encoding DNA-binding transcriptional regulator NagC has translation MNGGQIGNVDLVKQLNSAAVYRLIDQQGPISRIQVADVSQLAPASVTKITRQLLERGLIKEVAQQASTGGRRAISLTTEVEPFHSIAVRIGRDYIQFSLYNLGAKELASDYTEFFYTTQEELVEGLLSQLKQFISTNHNLINQLIAIGISLPGLVNPETGVVEYMPNISIDKLSLAELIKNTFHVECFVGNDVRGMALAEHYFGASRDCQDSILVSVHRGTGAGIIVNGQVFLGYNRNVGEIGHIQIDPLGEQCQCGNFGCLETVAANPAIIERVNKLLAQGYESSLSTLETITIADVCEHANLGDELAKQSLVRVGNQLGKAIAITINLFNPQKIVIAGKITQCEEIVFPAIRRNVENQSLPTFHHDLPIVASEIDKQPTLGAFAMIKRAMLNGVLLQKLLED, from the coding sequence ATGAATGGCGGACAAATAGGTAACGTAGATTTAGTAAAACAGCTAAACAGTGCAGCAGTGTATCGGTTGATTGACCAGCAAGGTCCTATTTCAAGGATTCAAGTAGCTGACGTCAGCCAACTGGCTCCTGCCAGTGTTACAAAAATAACCCGCCAACTTTTAGAGCGTGGCCTAATCAAAGAGGTCGCGCAGCAAGCTTCTACTGGTGGACGAAGAGCGATCTCTCTAACGACAGAAGTCGAACCTTTTCACTCGATTGCAGTGCGAATTGGTCGAGATTACATCCAGTTTAGCCTCTACAACCTAGGTGCCAAAGAGCTGGCTTCTGATTACACTGAGTTTTTCTACACGACTCAAGAAGAGCTAGTGGAAGGGCTACTTAGCCAACTTAAACAGTTCATCAGTACTAACCACAACTTAATTAATCAACTGATTGCGATTGGTATTTCCTTGCCAGGACTCGTTAATCCGGAAACTGGTGTTGTTGAGTACATGCCAAATATTTCTATTGATAAATTAAGCCTGGCTGAACTGATCAAAAATACGTTCCATGTCGAGTGTTTTGTTGGAAATGACGTTAGAGGCATGGCATTAGCCGAACATTACTTTGGCGCAAGTCGCGATTGCCAAGACTCTATCTTAGTCAGCGTACATAGAGGTACCGGTGCAGGTATCATTGTTAATGGGCAAGTGTTTTTAGGCTACAACCGCAACGTGGGCGAAATCGGCCATATTCAGATCGATCCTCTTGGCGAACAGTGTCAGTGTGGCAATTTTGGTTGTTTAGAAACAGTCGCCGCCAACCCAGCCATCATTGAGCGCGTAAATAAGCTACTTGCACAGGGTTATGAGTCGAGTTTGTCTACCCTAGAAACGATCACCATTGCCGACGTATGCGAACACGCAAACCTAGGTGATGAGCTAGCAAAACAAAGCTTAGTCCGGGTCGGGAACCAACTTGGTAAAGCCATTGCCATTACCATTAACCTATTTAACCCTCAAAAAATTGTCATCGCCGGTAAGATCACTCAATGTGAAGAGATTGTTTTTCCTGCTATTCGTCGAAATGTCGAAAATCAATCACTACCAACGTTCCATCATGACTTACCTATTGTTGCGTCTGAAATTGATAAACAGCCGACACTAGGTGCGTTTGCCATGATCAAGCGCGCTATGCTGAACGGCGTTTTGTTACAAAAATTGCTTGAAGATTGA
- a CDS encoding peptide MFS transporter, translating to MTSPKQILGHPRGLFLLFGTELWERFSYYAMRAILVLYLTDTTINGGMGWSTKDALDLYGIYTGLVYITPLIGGWLADNYLGQRRSILIGGALMAIGQFTLAMPADALGLSAVQTFYLGLALLVAGNGLFKPNISTMVGDLYQEGDNRRDGAFTIFYMGINIGALLAGVVSGSVTNEFGWKAGFIVAGAGMIISLIMQLSLAHSWLGDIGIAPAAVRDLENNKSQKKQALTKEEVNRLKVIMVMGLFVIVFWAGFEQAGGLMNIYTQQYTDRMIGTFEVPAAWFQSLNPFFIITLAPVLAALWVKLGKKEPSSPVKFALALFFLALGFLCMVGAVMEQGGDTTVKTSMLWLVGAFFFHTLGELCLSPIGLSMVTKLAPLRLASLMMGAWFGFNAIANYVAGVIGSHVGELGALSIFGGIAVTATLSGILLLFFSGILVRWMHGAVSAHVTDEEASAKHTQLA from the coding sequence ATGACGAGCCCTAAACAGATTCTTGGCCACCCTCGAGGCCTATTCCTATTGTTCGGTACTGAACTTTGGGAGCGATTTTCATACTATGCCATGCGTGCAATCTTGGTTCTGTACCTCACGGATACAACGATCAATGGCGGTATGGGTTGGTCTACTAAAGACGCATTAGATCTCTATGGTATATATACAGGTCTTGTATACATCACACCTCTCATTGGCGGATGGTTAGCTGATAATTATCTGGGCCAGCGCCGATCTATTTTAATTGGCGGTGCGTTAATGGCTATTGGTCAGTTCACCTTAGCGATGCCAGCTGACGCTCTCGGTCTAAGTGCAGTGCAGACCTTTTACTTAGGTCTAGCACTTCTCGTTGCAGGTAATGGCCTGTTTAAACCAAACATTTCAACTATGGTGGGCGACCTTTATCAAGAAGGCGATAACCGCCGCGATGGCGCGTTTACCATTTTCTACATGGGTATCAACATCGGTGCTCTCTTAGCAGGTGTCGTATCAGGTTCTGTAACAAATGAGTTCGGCTGGAAAGCAGGGTTTATCGTCGCAGGTGCCGGTATGATCATCAGCTTAATCATGCAATTAAGCCTAGCGCATTCTTGGTTGGGAGACATTGGGATAGCGCCAGCGGCTGTGCGTGATCTTGAGAACAATAAGTCTCAAAAGAAACAAGCTCTTACCAAAGAAGAAGTGAATCGCCTGAAAGTGATCATGGTTATGGGATTATTTGTCATCGTGTTTTGGGCAGGCTTTGAACAAGCTGGCGGTCTGATGAACATTTATACTCAGCAATACACAGACCGAATGATTGGAACGTTTGAAGTTCCAGCCGCTTGGTTCCAATCTCTTAACCCATTCTTTATCATTACCCTTGCACCGGTTCTAGCAGCTCTTTGGGTTAAATTAGGCAAGAAAGAACCAAGTTCACCAGTGAAATTTGCCTTGGCACTCTTCTTTTTAGCTTTAGGTTTCCTATGTATGGTTGGCGCGGTGATGGAGCAAGGTGGTGACACTACCGTAAAAACATCCATGCTTTGGTTGGTTGGTGCCTTCTTCTTCCATACCTTAGGTGAGTTGTGCTTATCTCCTATTGGGTTATCTATGGTCACCAAATTGGCACCTCTACGCTTAGCTTCGCTTATGATGGGGGCTTGGTTTGGTTTCAACGCAATCGCAAACTATGTAGCAGGTGTTATTGGGTCACATGTGGGTGAGCTTGGTGCTTTGTCAATATTTGGTGGTATCGCTGTTACAGCAACGCTTTCAGGCATTCTGTTGTTGTTCTTCTCTGGTATCTTAGTTCGCTGGATGCATGGTGCAGTATCAGCCCACGTGACGGATGAAGAAGCAAGTGCTAAGCATACTCAGCTAGCTTAG
- a CDS encoding cation:proton antiporter family protein: MELILISAAFLAGFIVLKLNLPPLVGFLLAGFGLYAFGFESNETIVTLADLGVTLLLFTIGLKLDIKTLLSKEIWAGSTVHNIASTALFSIALICFKYLGISALADMSMDQILLLGFALSFSSTVFAVKSLQEKGEMNATYGTLAIGILVMQDIFAVIFLTASTGKLPEWYAIALFALPLLRPVFYKILDLVGHGEMLVLFGIFFALVVGAGLFELVGMKPDLGALILGMLLAGHSKASELSKSLFNLKELFLVCFFLNIGLSEQPTWSGFALAVLFMLLLPIKGILYFIVINAFKFRVRTSLLASLSLFNYSEFGLIVGGLAFKMGWMSGDILVAIAIAVSMSFILAAPINRYGHRLYQHSSHWLREHAAEKLNTRDKLINPGHAQILILGMGRIGTGAYDELKARYGNISLGIEVREDAAIKHQSEGRNVIAGDATDSDFWERILDTTNVKLVLLSMPHHQGNQIALEQLQRRNFEGQIAAIAEYPDQLDSLVEKGVDAAFNIYNEAGSGFARHVCKQLQPSFTPSE; encoded by the coding sequence ATGGAACTCATTCTCATATCAGCCGCATTTCTCGCTGGCTTTATTGTATTAAAGTTAAACCTTCCTCCTCTCGTTGGCTTTTTGCTGGCTGGCTTTGGGCTTTATGCTTTCGGTTTTGAAAGTAACGAAACGATTGTTACTTTGGCTGATTTAGGCGTTACGCTGCTATTGTTTACCATTGGTCTTAAGCTTGATATTAAGACGTTACTTTCTAAAGAAATTTGGGCTGGCTCAACCGTTCATAATATTGCTTCTACGGCCCTGTTCAGTATTGCATTAATCTGCTTTAAGTATCTTGGTATCAGCGCATTAGCCGACATGTCCATGGATCAAATCTTATTGCTTGGCTTTGCCCTGTCTTTCTCAAGTACCGTATTCGCCGTTAAATCGTTGCAAGAAAAAGGGGAAATGAACGCGACCTATGGCACGCTCGCCATCGGTATTCTGGTCATGCAGGATATTTTTGCTGTTATTTTCTTAACCGCATCGACAGGAAAGCTACCTGAGTGGTATGCGATTGCTTTGTTTGCCCTTCCTTTACTCAGACCCGTGTTCTACAAAATCTTAGATTTGGTTGGCCACGGCGAAATGCTGGTACTGTTTGGTATATTTTTCGCGCTAGTTGTTGGTGCTGGTTTATTCGAACTGGTTGGCATGAAACCAGATCTCGGGGCTCTGATTCTCGGAATGCTTCTGGCTGGTCACAGCAAAGCATCGGAGTTATCTAAGTCACTGTTCAATTTAAAAGAGCTATTCCTTGTCTGTTTCTTCCTCAATATTGGTTTATCAGAGCAACCTACTTGGTCGGGCTTCGCGCTTGCCGTACTGTTCATGCTACTGCTTCCAATCAAAGGGATTCTCTACTTTATCGTCATCAACGCCTTTAAGTTCCGTGTACGCACTTCGCTTTTAGCCTCTCTAAGCCTATTTAACTACAGTGAATTTGGCCTCATCGTCGGTGGCTTGGCCTTTAAGATGGGTTGGATGAGTGGCGATATCTTGGTAGCCATTGCGATTGCTGTGTCCATGTCTTTTATCCTTGCAGCACCTATCAACCGCTACGGTCATAGACTCTATCAACACTCTAGCCACTGGTTACGAGAGCATGCCGCTGAAAAGCTCAACACCAGAGATAAGTTAATTAACCCTGGGCATGCACAGATCCTAATCTTAGGCATGGGCCGCATTGGTACGGGTGCATACGACGAGCTAAAAGCACGATACGGCAATATAAGCTTAGGTATAGAGGTTCGTGAAGATGCAGCAATCAAACATCAAAGCGAAGGTCGTAACGTCATCGCTGGTGATGCTACCGACTCAGATTTTTGGGAACGTATCTTAGACACAACCAATGTGAAATTGGTGCTCCTATCCATGCCGCACCACCAAGGGAACCAAATTGCGCTGGAGCAGTTACAGCGCAGAAACTTCGAAGGCCAGATTGCCGCTATCGCAGAGTATCCGGATCAATTAGATAGCTTGGTAGAAAAAGGGGTCGACGCTGCGTTCAATATCTATAATGAAGCGGGGAGCGGTTTTGCAAGGCATGTATGTAAACAGCTTCAACCTTCATTTACCCCATCTGAATAA
- the smrA gene encoding DNA endonuclease SmrA has product MSHDDDLALFQAMMGDVKPITQDTAEHKTQHSVSQAQLAKREAAIWLTEDDPEYLSVDHAPMLKPEDMIEFKRDGVQDGVYRKLRLGKYPIQARLDLHRKTLKQGRDEVVHFLKQCMSMDIRTVVIVHGRGEKSNPPALMKSFVAHWLSQINEVQCAHSAQRFHGGTGAVYVLLKKSADKKTETRERHQKRLG; this is encoded by the coding sequence ATGTCTCACGATGATGACTTAGCCCTCTTTCAAGCGATGATGGGCGATGTAAAACCTATCACACAAGACACCGCCGAACATAAAACACAACACTCCGTCTCACAAGCGCAACTAGCAAAACGTGAGGCAGCAATCTGGTTAACTGAAGATGACCCTGAGTATCTCTCGGTCGATCACGCCCCAATGCTTAAACCAGAAGACATGATCGAATTTAAGCGAGATGGCGTTCAGGATGGTGTTTACCGCAAATTACGCTTAGGAAAATATCCGATTCAAGCACGTTTAGATTTGCACAGAAAAACACTTAAACAAGGTCGAGATGAAGTCGTGCACTTTCTTAAACAGTGCATGAGCATGGATATCCGTACCGTTGTGATCGTTCATGGACGAGGTGAAAAATCAAACCCACCAGCGCTAATGAAAAGCTTCGTTGCCCATTGGCTGTCACAAATCAACGAAGTTCAATGTGCACACAGCGCACAGCGTTTTCACGGCGGGACAGGCGCTGTCTATGTACTTCTTAAGAAAAGCGCCGACAAAAAAACAGAAACCCGAGAACGTCACCAAAAGCGTTTGGGTTAA
- a CDS encoding DUF3149 domain-containing protein, which translates to MDFWLELLFGNAVGLSSMLVIFGALSLMLFYGGYFIYKVMNDKSPH; encoded by the coding sequence ATGGACTTTTGGCTTGAACTCCTATTTGGTAATGCAGTAGGTTTATCCTCAATGCTCGTGATTTTCGGCGCTTTAAGTCTAATGCTATTTTACGGTGGCTATTTCATCTACAAAGTGATGAACGACAAATCTCCTCACTAG
- the rfaH gene encoding transcription/translation regulatory transformer protein RfaH: protein MKQWYLLYCKRSEQQRAKMHLENQGVECYYPETQVEKITRGKRQIKPEPLFPSYVFARFDAELGPTFTTIRSTRGVVDFVRMGPHPQILQDSLIETLKEIEQLQQQMQSDLPSEGDVIRVASGQFSGMEAIYKEPDGETRSILLVKMLSKPVEVSVDNKHLDI, encoded by the coding sequence ATGAAACAATGGTATTTACTTTACTGTAAACGAAGCGAACAGCAGCGAGCAAAAATGCACTTGGAGAATCAGGGTGTAGAGTGCTACTACCCAGAAACGCAGGTTGAAAAAATTACTCGCGGTAAAAGACAAATTAAGCCTGAACCCCTTTTTCCTTCCTATGTTTTTGCTAGGTTTGACGCGGAACTTGGTCCTACATTTACAACAATTCGATCGACTCGCGGTGTGGTTGATTTTGTGAGGATGGGGCCGCATCCTCAGATTCTTCAGGATAGTTTGATTGAAACGTTAAAAGAAATTGAGCAGCTTCAGCAACAGATGCAGAGTGACCTCCCAAGCGAAGGCGATGTGATTCGAGTTGCTAGCGGTCAATTTTCAGGGATGGAAGCGATTTATAAAGAGCCGGACGGGGAAACACGCTCAATTTTATTGGTGAAGATGCTAAGCAAGCCTGTAGAGGTGAGTGTCGATAACAAACACTTAGATATATAA
- the upp gene encoding uracil phosphoribosyltransferase gives MKVVEVKHPLVKHKIGLMREGDISTKRFRELATEVGSLLTYEATADFEMEKVTIDGWNGPVEVDQIKGKKVTVVPILRAGLGMMDGVLEHMPSARISVVGIYRDEETLEPVPYFNKLASNIDERIAIVVDPMLATGGSMIATIDLLKEKGCSQIKVLVLVAAPEGIEALEKAHPDVELYTASIDEKLNDKGYIVPGLGDAGDKIFGTK, from the coding sequence ATGAAAGTTGTTGAAGTAAAACACCCTCTTGTTAAACACAAAATTGGTCTAATGAGAGAAGGTGACATCAGCACTAAGCGCTTTCGCGAGTTAGCTACTGAGGTTGGTAGCCTGCTTACTTATGAAGCGACTGCAGACTTTGAAATGGAAAAAGTAACCATTGATGGTTGGAATGGTCCAGTGGAAGTTGACCAAATCAAGGGTAAGAAAGTTACTGTAGTGCCAATCCTGCGTGCAGGTCTGGGTATGATGGATGGTGTACTAGAACATATGCCAAGTGCTCGTATCAGCGTTGTTGGTATTTATCGTGATGAAGAGACATTGGAACCAGTACCTTATTTCAACAAACTGGCCTCGAATATTGACGAGCGTATTGCGATTGTTGTTGACCCTATGCTAGCAACGGGCGGCTCGATGATCGCGACGATTGATCTTCTTAAAGAAAAAGGCTGTAGCCAAATAAAGGTGTTGGTACTTGTGGCAGCGCCAGAAGGTATTGAAGCATTAGAAAAAGCACACCCTGACGTAGAACTATACACAGCTTCTATCGATGAAAAGCTAAATGATAAAGGCTACATCGTACCTGGTCTGGGCGATGCAGGTGATAAAATTTTCGGTACTAAGTAA
- the asnB gene encoding asparagine synthase B, which yields MCSIFGILDIKSDAQALRPVALEMSKKLRHRGPDWSGIYASDKAILAHERLAIVGLNSGAQPLISPDKKHILAVNGEIYNHKEIRARYEGKYDFQTDSDCEVILALYQDKGVDLLEDLNGIFAFILYDEEKDTYLIGRDHIGIIPLYQGYDEHGNYYVASEMKALTPVCKTISEFPPGCYYSSADSEPQRYYTRDWNEYDAVKDNTSSKEELTEALEAAVKRQLMTDVPYGVLLSGGLDSSITSAVAKRFAAMRIEDDEKSEAWWPQLHSFAVGLEGAPDLKAAREVADKIGTVHHEMTYTIQEGLDAIRDVIYHIETYDVTTIRASTPMYLMGRKIKAMGIKMVLSGEGADEIFGGYLYFHKAPNAKEFHEETVRKLLALNMFDCARANKSLAAWGVEGRVPFLDKEFIDVAMRLNPADKMCGNGKMEKHILRECFEHYLPDSIAWRQKEQFSDGVGYSWIDTLKEVAEAKITDQQMETAQYRFPYNTPTTKEGYVYREIFEELFPLPSAAECVPGGPSVACSSAKAIEWDESFKNCVDPSGRAVQTVHNDAY from the coding sequence ATGTGTTCAATCTTCGGCATTTTAGATATCAAAAGTGATGCTCAAGCTCTTCGCCCAGTAGCATTGGAAATGTCTAAAAAACTGCGCCACCGTGGCCCAGACTGGTCTGGTATCTATGCATCTGACAAAGCTATTCTTGCTCACGAGCGTTTGGCAATTGTTGGTCTAAATAGTGGTGCTCAGCCGCTAATTAGCCCAGATAAGAAACACATCCTTGCGGTCAATGGTGAGATCTACAACCACAAAGAGATCCGCGCACGCTACGAAGGTAAATACGACTTTCAAACAGATTCAGACTGCGAAGTTATTCTAGCGCTTTACCAAGATAAAGGTGTCGACCTACTAGAAGACTTAAACGGTATCTTTGCCTTTATCCTATACGATGAAGAAAAAGACACGTACCTAATCGGTCGCGATCACATCGGTATCATCCCGTTGTACCAAGGTTACGATGAACATGGTAACTACTATGTTGCTTCAGAAATGAAAGCGCTAACGCCAGTTTGTAAAACAATCAGTGAATTCCCTCCAGGTTGTTACTACTCGTCTGCAGATTCTGAACCACAGCGTTACTACACTCGCGATTGGAACGAATACGACGCAGTAAAAGACAACACATCAAGTAAAGAAGAGCTAACTGAAGCGCTTGAAGCCGCAGTAAAACGCCAGCTAATGACTGATGTTCCTTACGGTGTACTTCTTTCTGGTGGTTTGGACTCTTCAATCACTTCAGCAGTTGCAAAACGCTTTGCTGCAATGCGTATCGAAGATGACGAGAAATCAGAAGCTTGGTGGCCTCAGCTACACTCATTCGCAGTGGGCCTAGAAGGTGCTCCAGATCTAAAAGCGGCTCGTGAAGTAGCAGATAAAATTGGTACAGTACACCACGAAATGACGTACACCATTCAAGAAGGTTTGGATGCGATTCGTGACGTGATTTACCATATCGAAACTTACGACGTAACAACCATCCGCGCTTCAACGCCTATGTACCTAATGGGCCGTAAGATTAAAGCGATGGGTATTAAGATGGTGCTTTCTGGAGAAGGTGCAGACGAGATCTTCGGTGGATACCTCTACTTCCACAAAGCGCCGAACGCGAAAGAGTTCCACGAAGAAACAGTACGTAAGTTGCTTGCTCTAAACATGTTTGACTGCGCGCGTGCAAACAAATCACTTGCAGCTTGGGGCGTTGAAGGTCGTGTACCTTTCCTAGATAAAGAGTTTATCGATGTGGCAATGCGCCTAAACCCAGCCGATAAGATGTGTGGTAACGGTAAGATGGAGAAACACATTCTACGCGAATGTTTTGAGCACTACCTACCAGATTCAATTGCTTGGCGTCAGAAAGAACAGTTCTCTGATGGTGTAGGCTACAGCTGGATTGACACTCTGAAAGAAGTGGCGGAAGCCAAAATTACTGATCAACAAATGGAAACAGCTCAGTACCGCTTCCCTTACAACACACCAACAACAAAAGAAGGTTACGTTTACCGCGAAATTTTTGAAGAGTTGTTCCCTCTACCTTCGGCTGCAGAGTGTGTTCCTGGTGGACCTTCAGTGGCATGTTCGTCAGCAAAAGCGATTGAATGGGATGAATCATTCAAAAACTGTGTTGACCCTTCTGGTCGTGCGGTGCAAACGGTACACAACGACGCGTACTAA
- the purM gene encoding phosphoribosylformylglycinamidine cyclo-ligase, with the protein MSANNTSLSYKDAGVDIDAGNALVDRIKGAVKRTRRPEVMGGIGGFGALCELPTKYKHPVLVSGTDGVGTKLRLALDMNKHDTIGIDLVAMCVNDLIVQGAEPLFFLDYYATGKLDVDTAAEVVSGIADGCLQAGCALIGGETAEMPGMYEGEDYDVAGFCVGVVEKEDVIDGTKVAAGDALIAVGSSGPHSNGYSLIRKILEVSGADKNENLEGKTIGEHLLEPTKIYIKSALKMIEQHDIHAISHITGGGFWENIPRVLPQGTKAVVDGNSWEWPVIFKWLQEKGNVDTHEMYRTFNCGVGLIVALPQDQAEAAVKLLNAEGENAWVIGEIAQAEAGEEQVGIK; encoded by the coding sequence GTGAGTGCTAATAACACTTCTCTAAGCTACAAAGATGCTGGCGTTGATATTGATGCAGGCAACGCACTTGTTGACCGTATTAAAGGTGCTGTAAAACGCACGCGTCGCCCTGAAGTAATGGGTGGCATTGGTGGCTTTGGCGCACTTTGTGAACTGCCAACGAAATACAAGCACCCAGTTCTAGTTTCGGGCACTGACGGTGTTGGAACAAAGCTGCGTCTTGCTTTGGATATGAACAAACATGACACTATCGGTATCGACCTAGTGGCTATGTGCGTGAATGACCTTATCGTACAAGGTGCTGAGCCTCTATTCTTCCTTGATTACTATGCGACAGGCAAGCTAGATGTTGATACTGCAGCAGAAGTCGTATCCGGAATCGCTGATGGCTGTCTACAAGCAGGCTGTGCACTAATCGGTGGTGAAACCGCTGAAATGCCAGGCATGTACGAAGGCGAAGATTACGACGTAGCTGGCTTCTGTGTTGGTGTCGTAGAAAAAGAAGACGTTATCGACGGAACGAAAGTTGCCGCGGGTGACGCGCTTATCGCTGTAGGTTCAAGTGGCCCTCACTCAAATGGCTATTCTCTTATCCGCAAAATTTTAGAAGTTTCAGGTGCCGATAAGAATGAAAACCTAGAAGGAAAAACCATCGGTGAGCACCTTCTAGAGCCAACAAAAATCTACATCAAGTCTGCGCTTAAAATGATTGAGCAGCATGACATCCACGCCATTTCTCATATTACAGGTGGCGGCTTCTGGGAGAATATTCCTCGCGTACTGCCTCAAGGTACAAAAGCCGTGGTTGATGGCAATAGCTGGGAATGGCCTGTGATCTTCAAATGGCTACAAGAGAAAGGCAACGTAGACACTCACGAAATGTACCGCACATTTAACTGTGGTGTTGGTTTGATTGTTGCTCTGCCTCAGGATCAAGCTGAAGCGGCAGTGAAGCTACTGAACGCAGAAGGTGAAAATGCCTGGGTTATTGGCGAGATTGCACAAGCTGAAGCTGGCGAAGAACAAGTAGGGATCAAATAA